One Gossypium arboreum isolate Shixiya-1 chromosome 13, ASM2569848v2, whole genome shotgun sequence genomic window, CAATAACCTCTATGCCATTGGGTTAGGGATCAAGTCAAACCACGTGCAAACTCTTCAGTTTGCCATGGTTCTGCTTACTCAAGCACTACAAAACATTTATGGGGATCCTATCTCTCAACAGATACCAATGAAGCTAATAATCTAAGggagaaaaaaagagaaagaggCACCTGGCAACAGCAATGACAACTGCACCGCAAATCTTGCCAATTTGAACAGCAGCAAGGCCAACGCCTCCTGCAGCACCAAGAACCAGCAATACCTGCAATAGTTGCTATCTCCTTTAGCAGTAAAACCCAGAATTCTTTTTCGACGTTACAGTTACATTATAGCCTCAATCAAAATCAATCATTACAAGCACTGAACTATCTCTTTCCACAATAAATCCCATGACTTCTTTAAGTTATAACATATCTATAGTTTCAATCAAAATCATTACAAGCATTGAACTAATTAACTTAATAACTAACTAACCAAAAGCAAGTAAGAAAAAGGGGGACATGCCTGAGAAGATGTCAAGTTAGCCCTATGAACAAGAGTTAAATGCGAGGTCACAAAGGCAATAGGGAGTCCAGCAGCAGCCACCAGATCACACCCTTTCGGCACTTCAAACCTAATCAACAATCAACATTAATTaaccattttctttttcaaattagAAATGAAGCCGAGAAGGGCAGAGACTGACAGTTGGGATTGATCTTGGACGATGAAGGTGGCATAGGAGCCTACGGGGACAAAGGCACAGACGTAGTCTCCAACCTTGAACTTGCTGACGGAAGGGCCAACAGCATCAACAATGCCGGCATAATCAGAGCCTGGGATGAAAGGCAAGGAATGCTTCTCCTGGTACTTGCCTTGTATCTGAAGGTAAGTACCGTAGTTCAAGCTGGTCGCCTTAACTTTGACTCTCACTGCTGTGGGTGAGTCCAACTTTGGGATTGGATGGTTCCTGCTTAACTCAATAGGCGACTCAAATGAGGATGTTGGATCACCCAATCTCTTGCACAACAGAGcttccattttttcttttttctgtttATTACAGGTATTTTGGTTCC contains:
- the LOC108463630 gene encoding uncharacterized protein LOC108463630 yields the protein MEALLCKRLGDPTSSFESPIELSRNHPIPKLDSPTAVRVKVKATSLNYGTYLQIQGKYQEKHSLPFIPGSDYAGIVDAVGPSVSKFKVGDYVCAFVPVGSYATFIVQDQSQLFEVPKGCDLVAAAGLPIAFVTSHLTLVHRANLTSSQVLLVLGAAGGVGLAAVQIGKICGAVVIAVARGAEKVQLLKSLGVDHVVDLMNQNVTASVKEFLKSRNLKGVDVLYDPVGGNLAKETMKLLNWGAQILVIGFASGEIPIIPTNIILVKNWTVHGFYWGSYIIHQPAVLEDSVRKLFSWMEKGLITVHVSHTYSLSEANLAFSAIKDRKAMGKVMIVFDDKGNASSKL